A window from Triticum aestivum cultivar Chinese Spring chromosome 6D, IWGSC CS RefSeq v2.1, whole genome shotgun sequence encodes these proteins:
- the LOC123146329 gene encoding uncharacterized protein yields MAHLPSPLSHLSSPFLSLFSVSSLLSYSFHHGTTYHTQPEQGSSGWSGAWPGRGSRSRGRSRAWTGRGSSSSSLQWPSPPAHSTAPSAYREQLEACQMEALHGALASIARSLAANDKAEADDHAQPPPSFPVRHQYLGLCPRPALETVWLSAPSCAACMTAWTRATRGPSRRSATTTPRRSRALPASKRGDARGRGAAAGCRFEQRSCCRMQPCSHVCRPSCCSWPWRTWWPELLPAGDGVYNAWNGAEREGCEELLLTRGVRQAQPLLPCRRRGRRAQATSSSRPTATTPSRS; encoded by the exons ATGGCCCACTTGCCATCCCCTCTCTCTCATCTCTCCtctcctttcctttctctcttttctgtctcctctctcctctcctatTCCTTCCACCACGGCACCACCTACCACACACAGCCGGAGCAGGGCTCGAGCGGCTGGAGCGGAGCATGGCCGGGGCGGGGCTCGCGCTCGCGCGGCCGGAGCAGAGCATGGACGGGGAGGGGTTCGTCTTCTTCGTCCTTGCAGTGGCCGTCTCCGCCCGCGCACTCCACGGCGCCCTCGGCGTACAGGGAGCAGCTGGAGGCGTGCCAGATGGAGGCACTCCACGGCGCCCTCGCCAgcatcgcccgctccctcgccgCCAACGACAAGGCCGAGGCCGACGACCACGCCCAGCCCCCGCCGTCCTTCCCCGTCCGCCACCAGTACCTCGGCCTCTGCCCGCGCCCCGCGCTCGAGACCGTCTGGCTCTCCGCTCCCTCGTGCGCCGCGTGTATGACTGCGTGGACACGAGCGACCCGCGGCCCGTCGCGCCGTTCGGCCACGACGACCCCTCGGCGTTCGCGTGCTTTGCCAGCGAGCAAACGAGGCGATGCTAGGGGCCGCGGAGCTGCTGCGGGGTGCAGGTTTGAACAAAGGAGCTGCTGCAGGATGCAGCCTTGTTCGCATGTGTGTAGGCCGAGCTGCTGCTCGTGGCCATGGCGAACATGGTGGCCGGAGCTCCTGCCTGCGGGGGATGGCGTCTACAATGCATGGAACGGAGCAGAGAGAGAGGGTTGCGAGGAGCTACTGCTCACCAGGGGTGTCAGGCAAGCACAACCACTCCTCCCCTGCCGTCGGCGTGGCCGACGCGCGCAG GCGACGTCATCCTCACGGCCGACTGCAACCACGCCATCGAGATCATGA
- the LOC123142803 gene encoding uncharacterized protein, translating to MVSWSDDSEESGYEYSSGGSPIKIPATIEDPNYSGVDDEVMVMCEHGQPAKRHVCFEGISTGRRFIACGLDEASSCGVVHWVDEEWPEHLQNALHKLWLLYEDCQRANRMACLEHSSLVHNLTSQKNKLQETYEKLVEDVNNLLDTQDNIPKENEVQQGEHEEITPPLDNNISALKEQLGAMDAENKELKQKVDQLKSIQVAQGNVIRNLKFDHLKEKEKLSTERRNLEFHIADLVKASDKNKRKLKDIKDICDEE from the exons atggtttCGTGGAGCGACGACAGCGAGGAATCGGGCTACGAGTACTCTTCAGGCGGCTCCCCTATCAAG ATCCCGGCTACAATCGAGGACCCGAACTACTCTGGTGTTGATGATGAGGTGATGGTGATGTGTGAGCATGGCCAGCCGGCGAAGAGGCATGTTTGCTTCGAAGGGATTAGCACTGGGAGGAGGTTCATTGCCTGTGGACTTGAT GAAGCAAGCAGTTGTGGTGTTGTTCATTGGGTAGATGAGGAGTGGCCAGAGCATCTGCAGAATGCTCTTCACAAACTATGGCTTTTGTATGAGGATTGCCAGCGTGCTAATAGGATGGCATGTCTGGAACATTCATCACTTGTCCACAATCTCACATCACAGAAGAACAAGCTACAGGAGACTTATGAGAAGCTTGTTGAGGATGTGAACAACCTACTTGATACCCAGGACAATATTCCCAAGGAAAATGAAGTCCAACAAGGTGAACATGAGGAGATCACTCCTCCTTTGGACAACAATATTTCAGCTTTGAAGGAACAGCTGGGTGCAATGGATGCTGAGAACAAAGAACTGAAGCAAAAGGTTGACCAGTTGAAGAGCATTCAGGTTGCCCAAGGTAATGTGATTAGGAATCTGAAGTTTGATCATTTGAAGGAGAAGGAAAAGTTGAGCACTGAGAGGAGGAATTTGGAGTTTCACATTGCTGATCTTGTCAAAGCTAGTGACAAGAACAAGAGAAAGCTGAAGGACATCAAGGATATTTGCGATGAAGAGTGA
- the LOC123142804 gene encoding uncharacterized protein gives MAPAERSCTLGRFAADEAAPQETLHVVRLQRLRLRRAAEGCLDPIPEEDDYAGSSSGGGGEDDGDVPAGSPSAHGSSSSATVDLAQCRRQ, from the coding sequence ATGGCCCCCGCCGAGAGATCGTGCACGCTCGGCCGCTTCGCCGCTGACGAGGCGGCCCCGCAGGAGACCCTCCATGTCGTGCGGCTGCAGCGGCTCCGCCTTCGCCGCGCCGCGGAGGGATGCCTCGACCCCATCCCCGAGGAGGACGACTACgctggcagcagcagcggcggcggcggcgaagacgacgGCGACGTCCCCGCCGGCTCGCCCAGCGCccacggcagcagcagcagcgccaccGTCGACCTTGCCCAGTGTCGTCGTCAATAG